The Pseudodesulfovibrio cashew genomic sequence GCTTTCGGTTGTAATGCAGAAAGGCCAGGCCTGCGCCGAAGGCCATGATCAGAACGCCCATGGTCAGGATGAGCGTGGCGATGTGCAGCCCGAAGAACAGGGCAGTCAGTTCCGGCGGCATGATCACGCGGATGCCGCCCATGGCCATGGAGGAGACGAAGAGCAACAACGCCAGGGGCAGGGCGGTGATAGCCAGGAATTCAAGCCGTAGTCGCCACCAGAGATAGAAATAAACGGCCAGGACGCACCAGGCCAGAATGTTGAAATAGAACTTGCCGGCGGAGAGCGCGCCCGGTTCCCTGGCGATAACCAGGACCAGGTCGACCGTGTTTAGGGCAAAACCTGCCGCCGCAAGCCAGACCGCGACCTTTTTAAGCCGGTCATTGCTCGTCCCAAGCCCCGTCAGGAAAAGGACGGTGCCCAGGCCATACAAGGCAATGATGGCGATATGGAGGAATTCAAACAAGCCCATCGAGCAGCTCCGGGATGTTGGCGTACAATGGTTGGGGCAACGATTCTTTAAGGATTTCCTCGGCCGCGTCAAGGTTGTGCATTCTGATGGCCTCCAGAAGGCCGGAGTTCACCAGCGACCGGAAAACCGCCGTATTGGCTTTGGTCTCCAGGCCCAGCGAAAGCATGAGCGCGCGGACTTTGCCCATCAGGGAGAGCAGGACGGCGTATTCATCACCGAAGTTCTCCTGTAATTCTCTTCGGATGCGCTTCGCCATGGCAGGACTTTGGCCTGCTGTGGAAATGGCAACCGTGAGATCCCCGCGTTTCACCGTGGCGGGTACGATAAAGCTGCACTTCTCGGGCTGGTCCACGATATTGCACAAGATGCCGCGCTCGGCGCACAGGGTGCTGATGCGCCAGTTGACCTCTTCACTGGAGGTGCAGGCGATGACCAGGAACTTGCCGTCCAGATCAAGGTCTCGGAATTCGCGGCCCTCGAAGGTCACGTTGTCCAGGGCGAGTACGCCGTCCATCTCCGGATCGGCGGGGCGGGTGTCGATGATGGTCACGGAACCGGCTCCTGCATCCACCAGGGACTGGATCTTCCGTTTGCCGACCTCTCCTGCGCCGACCACGAGGCAATGCTTGTTTTCCAGATTCACGAAGATGGGGTAGTAACGCATGTCCACTGATAACCAATGGTCGGTCGCATGTAAAATAGGAATTGCCCGGTTCTTGCAATAACCTGCCGGGTTACGATAGTATTTTGACGCTCATACCAGCAAACCGCATGAAACATTACCTTGTCATACAACTCGCTCGATTCGGCGACCTCATCCAGACCAAGCGTCTGTTGGCGACCCTTTGCGCCCGAGAGGACGCAGAGGTGCACCTCTGCGTGGACCATTCCCTGGCTCCGTTGGCCCGGCTGGTCTATCCGCAGATCACGGTCCATTCCGTCATCGCCCACGGCACGGGGCTCAGCCGTGAGGAGGCTGTTCGGGCCATGCTGGTGAAAAATCGCGACACCTTCTCCCGTTTGGCGGCGGTTGATTTTGAGCGCGTGTATAACATCAATTTTTCACCGCTCAATTTTCGTCTTGCCGCACTGTTCGATCCAGACAGGGTAGAAGGATTCGCCTGGCGCAACGGGCAGGAAATCACCGGGTTGTGGCCGTCCATGGCCATGCGCTGGGCGCGGCATCGCCGTCTGGGCATCAACCTGGTGGATTTCTGGGCGGGATATTGCCCGGACGCTGTGGCCCCGGAGACGGTCAACCCGGCTCCGGTCCCCAAAGGCGGCGGTATCGGCGTAGTACTGGCGGGGCGGGAGTCACGCCGTTCCCTGCCGGTGACGACATTGGCGCGTATTACCGCGACATTGGCCATGAGCAACAAAACCGAGCGAATTCATCTGCTCGGTGGAAAATCGGAGCAGGCGGCGGGACTGTCACTGATCAAGGAACTTCCAGCACGGCTGCAGTCAAAAACGGTCAATCTGGCTGGAAAGACAGACTGGGCCTCACTGACGGAGGTAGTGGAGTCACTGGACATGTTGATCACTCCGGACACCGGAACCATGCACCTGGCAGCTCACCTTGGCACGCCTGTCGCAGCCTTTTTTCTTTCATCCGCATGGTGTTTCGAGACCGGACCTTACGGTCAGGGACATTGGGTGTACCAGGCCGTTAGTAATTGTCTGCCCTGTCTTGAAACCCAGCCGTGCCCCCATGATGTGGCCTGTCTTGGTTGCTTCAATTCACCAGAGTTTCTTCGTTTCATTACTACCGAAAAGCCAGAACACGCTCCCGACGGGCTGATCGCGTTTACCTCGGAATTCGACGCCCTTGGCCAGATTTACACTCCGATGGCGGGAGAAGATACCGACGCCGCCGACCGCGCCGTGTTCCGCAATTTCCTGCTTGAGTACCTGACCGGGACAGGGGAGGGCGACCCGGGAGGTAAGGCCGACATGGCAGGACGCTTCTTTCATCCACGGGATTGGACCACCCGGACGAGGCCCGGGGCAACTATAGGAATTTGACATGCAGCACCTTCGTATTCTCGTCATCCTGCCGCTCTATGGCGGCTCTTTGCCCATAGGTCGCTACGTGGCGTCAGCCCTCCGGGAAGAGGGGCACCTGGCGGAAGTCTTTGAAGCACCGGAATTTCACTCGGCCTACGAGTCCCTTAAGGATCTTCGGGTGACCACAGACAGACTGGAATACCTGCAAAATTCCTTTCTCAACATGATCAGCCAGGCGGTACTGGCCAAGGTCGAGACCTTTGAGCCGGACCTTGTCATCTCCATGGCCCAGGCTCCCCTCAACCAGCAGGCGCTCAAACGGTTGCGCAGGGACGGCGTGGCAACTGCCATGTGGTTTGTGGAGGACTTCCGACTCTTTACCTATTGGAAGGCCTTCGCGCCTCTCTACGATGTTTTTGCCGTTATTCAAAAGCAACCCTTTTTCAATGAGTTGGAGGCCATCGGTCAACCCAATGCGCTTTACCTCCCCCTGGCCGCCCAACCGGATTTCCACAAGCCTCTAGAGCTTTCGTCGGTTGAAAAACGCAAGTTCGGCTCGGCGGTTTCATTCATGGGCGCAGGCTATCCGAATCGGCGTCTCGCCTTCCGTGAGTTGATCAATCACGACCTCAAGATATGGGGAACGGAATGGGAAGGCGACCACGTCCTCAAGCCATTTATCCAGATGAGCGGAGCAAGGGTATCCCCTGAGGATTGCGTGAAGATTTTCAACGCCACCCGCATCAATCTCAATCTGCACTCCAGTGTACAGGCTGAAGAACTGGTCACTTTTGGTGATTTCATCAATCCGCGTACCTTTGAACTGGCCGCCTGCGGCGCATTCCAGTTGGTGGACAAGCGTAGCCTCATGCCCGATGCGTTCAGGGATGATGAGCTGGCTACCTTTTCTTCCATGGATGAACTGAAGGAAATGATAGGATATTTTCTTGCCCATCCGGATGAGGCCGAAGCCATTGCCGTGCGTTCGAGAGCACGGGTGCTGGCCGACCACACCTATGCGGCGCGAATGAGGACCCTGTTGGAGTTCACCGCTGAATGTCTGGAAGGGTGGCCCAAACCCAAACGGGAAACAGGTGCCCTTGCACAATTGCCCCCCGAGCTGGCCGCCGATATTGGTCTGTTGCTAGGCAGGTTGGGGCTGCCGGATGACGTCTCCTTTCCTGATCTTGTCTGGGCCGTTAGGCAACAGCAGGGGAAATTATCCGACCTGGATACTGCCATTCTTTTCCTGGATGAATGGCAAAAATTATATTTCAAACGCGCCTGACCAACTTAAAGCATTGCATGAAGAAAGCCCTCTTTTCTGTTGTCAGAAAAGAGGGCTTTCTCTATTATTACAAATATTAACGACGTCTCTTGAATTGACGTAGCCATGCCGTTAGCCGAGGTTCTTCGCCCTGCTCCTTGGCGTGGTAGAACACCCGGCCTTTGAGCTCGCTCGGCAGGTATTCCTGATCGGCCCAGGCCTTGGGAAAGTTGTGGGGATAGAGGTAGCCTCGACCGTAGCCCCATTCCCGTTGAAGCGCCGAGGTAGCGTTGCGCAGATGCAGCGGCACGGGTTTGGGGCCATTTTCCCGAACTTCTTTTTGGGCGGTGCGGTATGCCGCATAGGTGGAATTGGATTTCGGTGCAAGCGCCAAGTACACGGTGGTTTCGGCCATGGGGATCACGCCTTCGGGCAGGCCAACGGTTTCAACGGCCTGATGGCAGGCGTTAGCCATTCCCAATGCCTGGGGATCAGCGAGTCCGATGTCTTCCGAGGCGGAGATGATCAGCCGACGAGTGACGAAACGCGGGTCCTCGCCGCTCTCCAACAGGCAGGCAAGGTAGTAGAGCGCGGCGTCAGGATCACTGCCGCGAATGGACTTGATCAGGGCCGAGGCCAGTTCGTAATGAGAATCCGCGTCCCGATCTCCTCGGACAACGATTTCCGGCAGGGAGTCGCGCAGTTGCTCCGGGGCACGTTTGTCTCTGGGCAACTCTGCAGTGTACTCAAGTAAATTCAACAAGGTACGGGCATCTCCACCACCCATGGCCGCCAGCAGCTTGTAGCTGTCTTCTTCCAGTTCGATCCCGAGCTCCTTGGCTCCCCGGTGTGCGACCTCCAGCAATTCCTCCCGGCTCAGGGTCCGCAACCGGAGCACGTGGAGCCGGGAAAGGAGCTGGCGGGTGACGGAAAAGGAGGGGTTCTCCGTGGTGGTAGCCAGGAGCGTAATCTCACCTGTCTCCAGAATGGGAAGGAAGAAATCCTGCTGCGCCTTGGAAAAGCGGTGCAGCTCGTCCAGAATGAGAATATCATGTCCGGGCAGGCGCTTGCGAAGCGCGGTTAGACCTGCCTCGGGAGCGCTTACACGCAGAAACTTCTTTCCGGTCAGATTGGCCAGGAGCAGGGCAAGGGTAGACTTGCCACAGCCGGGCGGGCCGAACAGCAACAGGCTCGGCAGGCGCTTGGAGCGGGTAAATGCCTCTATTCGATTGCGAATATGCCCCTGTCCGACAAAGTCATCAAGAGATTCCGGCCTAATGCGGTCAGCCAGGGGTTTGGTTTCTTCTATTTCCAGCTTCATTTCATTTCCTGTCCGGCAAAAAAGGCAAGGCTCAGGCAATAGGCGGCAGCCGTCTCCCAACGGAGAGTGGAGTTGCCCAGGGTCACTGGCTTGAATCCGGCGTCCATGAGTTGCATGGCCTCGCTTTCATCCATGCCACCCTCGGGACCGATGACCACCAGGCTCCGTCCATCGGCCAAGTCCAGCGGTTTCAGAGGGATGGTAGCCGCTTCCGTTTCCCAGGCCAAGTAGCAGTGATCAAAACTGGCGGAAAATTCGATAAGACCGATTATACCGTCGGGGAGAACGGAAACAGAAGGGAGATACGGATTGCCGCATTGCTTGGCGGCCTGGATGCATTTCTCCCGCCATGTTTCCTTGGGTTCCGATGGCAACCGCCCCTGGCTGCGGACTCCTTCCCAGAAGACCACGCCTTCGGCTTGAAGTTCCACAATTTTTTCAAAGAGATAGTTTCTTCTTTTGGACTTTCCCCAACCAATGGCCAAGGTGAGGTTGCTTCCGGACACGGGAGCGTCTTCCAGGCTGATTGTTTCCAGGGAAGCCTGCTTTTTCCCGGCCTTGAGGACACGGAAGAGCCCCGAGTTGCCCTGTCCGTCGAACAGGCGCACGGTCTGGTCCGCCTGCGTGCGCAGAACAGTCAGCATGTGCCGGGCTTCGTCACCTTGAAGCGACACCACATCGCCGGGAGCGGAAGGCCATTGATCCGGAGGAAGAAAAAAGGAATTGAGCCGCGCCATGGAGTCTTCCAAAAAAAAGGGCCGGGAGCGAACTCCCGGCCCGGTGTGTTAGAGTTCGTTTTCGATCAAGCTATCGTAGGTCTCCCGCTTTCGGGCCACGATGACGGTATCACCGTCGACGAGGAGTTCACAAGCGCGCGGCCTGGAATTGTAATTGGAGGCCATAGTGAAACCGTAGGCACCGGCGGAGTAGACCACCAGCCGTTCTCCGGCCTCTACCTCGGGCAGCTTGCGGTCGCGTGCCAGGAAATCGCCCGACTCGCAGATGGGCCCGACAACGTCGTACTCCTTGGCGGCACGGCCCTGTTGCTCCACTTCGCCTATACGGTGGAAGGAACCATAGAGGCTCGGGCGAACCAGGTCGTTCATGCCTGCATCCACAATGAGGAAGTTCTTGGTGGGGTTGGACTTGGTGTAGACTACCTCGGTAATCATAACCCCGGAGTTGCCAGCGATGACGCGGCCGGGCTCCAGGATGACCTTGAGCGGCAGGGCGGACAGTTTCTCGGCCAAAGCCTTGCCGAATTCGGTCGGGTGGGGCGGCTCTTCCTCATCGTAAGGAATGCCGAGGCCGCCACCCAGGTCGAGGTATTTGACGTTTACGCCCATCTCGGTGATTTTCGAATGAAAGTTGAGAAGCTTATCAAGAGCTTCCAGGAACGGATCAATGGAGGTGAGCTGGGAGCCGATGTGGCAGTCCATGCCCACAGGTTCGATGTTTTCCAGCTCCAGGGCCAGCTTGTACGCCTCCAGAGAATGCTCGATGTCCAGACCGAACTTGTTCTTCTTCATGCCCGTGGAGATGTACGGATGGGTCTGGGGATCCACATCGGGGTTGATGCGGATGGAGATGCAGGCGGTCTTGCCCATGTCTCCGGCGACCTCGTTGATCTTGACCAGTTCAGCCATGGATTCCACATTGAACATGAGGATGCCGGCGGTCAGGGCCTCGCGGATTTCGCTGTCGCGCTTGCCTACGCCGGAATACACGATCTTGGCCGGGTCAATGCCGGCCTTGAGCGCCCGGAAGAGTTCGCCACCCGAGACAACGTCCATGCCCGCGCCCATCTCGCCGAGCATTTTAAGCACGGAGAGGTTTGAGTTGGCCTTGACCGAATAACAGGTCAGGTGGTCCAGACCGTCGAATGCGGAATCGAAGGCCTCGAAGTGACGCCGAAAGGTAGCGGCGGAGTAAATGTACAGAGGGGTTCCGTAGTCCTCGGCAAGGCTGGTGACGCTGACTTCTTCGGCAAAAAGCTTGCCGTCGCGGTATTCAAAATGATGCATGGTATCTCCTTAAAATATATGTCGGCGGAAATTTGATTGAATCCTTAGAAGCATGGACCGTTCGTCTTGTCCAATTCATTCCGTATATCGATCCTCTCAGGGATCGGCAACGAAGACGTCAGTATACACGAGCGGAGCGGTAGGAAGTTCGCTTTTGCCCGCGACGCGGAAGCGGTAGGGGACGCCCGGTTCGAGGGTGCAAAGGCTCAGGTCCAGGAAATTGCCCTTCAAGCTGAACTCCTGCTGGTCGCGAGTGATGTGCACGGCCTCACGCGGAACAAAGGGACAGCCGGGGCAACCGCCACCTTCGCCGCCAACCCGCTCAAGCTGGATGCTGACGCGATACAGCCGGTTAACCGCGCCGCGTACGCCCACTTGTAGCGTAAGGCATTGATCCTTGCGTTGGGCGGCGATGACCTCCAGTTCGAACGCATCATCGCTCTCCCTGGCTGCGGGCCACTCCTTCTTGCCCAGGGCGCAACCGGAGACAAGCAGCAGGGCGAGCAGGGAAAAAACGAAATAACGTATGCGCATGGGCTATCCCTTGATCATTTCTTTCCACTGGTTGAGGAGCATCAACGCCTGGATGGGCGTCATGCCGTCCACGTCAAGTTCGGTGAGCTGGGTGATGATCGGGTGTTCAGTAAGCTCTCCCCGGATCTCAATGGGCGGCGCGCCAAAGCCGGGCAGCAGAGTCTGCGATGCCCGCTCCACGGCTCCTTCCGAGCGGCTATCCTGCGATTTTTCCTCCAGCTTCGCAAGGATTTCCCGTGCGCGCTCAACCACCGGACGGGGTACGCCCGCCAATTTGGCGACCTCTATGCCGTAGCTGCGGTCCGCCGGTCCCGGCACAAGCTTGCGTAAAAAGACGATATCTCCCTTCCACTCCTTGACCGCGATATTCAGGTTCCTGAGCCCGTCGATCTTGCCTTCCAGGCTGGTCAGTTCGTGATAATGGGTGGCGAACAGAGTACGGATGCTGCCCCGGGCGCGGGTTGAGAGCTCTTCGACAACCGCCCAGGCCAGGGAAAGACCGTCGTAGGTGGAGGTGCCGCGCCCGATCTCGTCCAGAATCACCAGGCTTCTCTTGGAGGCCTGACGCAGGATGCGGGCGGTCTCGTTCATCTCAACCATGAAGGTGGAATGCCCTTTGGCCAGGTTGTCCGATGCGCCAACGCGGGAAAAAACGCGGTCTGTCAGGCCGAGCCGGGCGCGTCGTGCCGGTACGAAAGAACCGATCTGGGACATGATGGTCAGGATGGCCACCTGGCGCAGCACCGTGGACTTACCTGCCATGTTGGGGCCTGTGATGAGCAGAATGCGGCGGGTTTCATCCATCCTGAGATCGCCGGGGATGTAATTGGACGCGCCCATGGCTTCTTCAACCACCGGGTGGCGTCCCGCCTCGATCTCGATCTCCATACCTTCGTGCAGTTCCGGGCGACACCATTCGTTGATGCGAGCGGCCTCTGCCAATCCTTGCCAATAGTCCAGAGACGCGACGGCGTCGGCCATGAACAGGAATCGGCTCCGCGCGGCGGCTAGCCTTTCGCGCAGGGCCTGGAACAAGGCGTATTCCATGGACTTGCGCTCCTCCGAGGCAGATAGGATGCGATCTTCCAGCTCCTTGAGTTCAGGAGTGATGTACCGCTCACTGTTGACCAGGGTCTGGCGCCTGACGAAATGGTCCGGAACCTGGCCTTTGAACGCCTTGGACACTTCGAAATAATAGCCGAACACCTTATTGAAGCCGAGCTTGAGTTTGGGTATGGCGTGAGCCGCCAGTTCCTTTTCATGCAGCGTCTTGAGCCGGTCCTCACCGTGTTCGTTGAGCTCGATAAGTTCGTCCAGCCGGGCATCGTAGCCCTTGCGGAACAAACCGCCGTCGGTGATGACCGGGGGAGGGGAGTCTACCAGGGCTGATTCGAGCAGGGCGGCCAGGTCCTCCATGTCATCCCAGTGCCTGAGAAGTTTCTCCAGTCCGGGAGCGGCCTCTAGTTCCTCGCCCACCAGCAGGAGGCGAAGACGGGGGAGCATGCGCAGGCTCTGGCGCAGGGCGATGAAATCCTTGGGCGTGGCTCTGCCCAGGAAAACGCGGGTGGACAACCGCTCCAGGTCGTAGACCGAATCCAGCGCCCCGCGCAGGTCACCGCGCAGCCGGTCCCGCTCAAAGAGCAGGGCGATACAGGCCTGGGATTGTTCAATTCGGGAAAGATCTTTCCATGGACGACGCAGGCGCTCTTCCAGCAGTCGGCCTCCCATGGGTGTCATGGTCCGATCCAGGACGTGCCACAGGGTGCCCTTGCCGGTTTTGCCATTGAGCGTTCTGAATATCTCCAGATTCCTCTCGGTCACTTCGTCCAGGAGCAGGGACTTGCCCAGATTGAGCGGCTTGAACTCGCCCAGGTGCCCAAGCTCACTCTTTTGGGTGTGCTCCAG encodes the following:
- a CDS encoding precorrin-2 dehydrogenase/sirohydrochlorin ferrochelatase family protein, which translates into the protein MRYYPIFVNLENKHCLVVGAGEVGKRKIQSLVDAGAGSVTIIDTRPADPEMDGVLALDNVTFEGREFRDLDLDGKFLVIACTSSEEVNWRISTLCAERGILCNIVDQPEKCSFIVPATVKRGDLTVAISTAGQSPAMAKRIRRELQENFGDEYAVLLSLMGKVRALMLSLGLETKANTAVFRSLVNSGLLEAIRMHNLDAAEEILKESLPQPLYANIPELLDGLV
- a CDS encoding replication-associated recombination protein A produces the protein MKLEIEETKPLADRIRPESLDDFVGQGHIRNRIEAFTRSKRLPSLLLFGPPGCGKSTLALLLANLTGKKFLRVSAPEAGLTALRKRLPGHDILILDELHRFSKAQQDFFLPILETGEITLLATTTENPSFSVTRQLLSRLHVLRLRTLSREELLEVAHRGAKELGIELEEDSYKLLAAMGGGDARTLLNLLEYTAELPRDKRAPEQLRDSLPEIVVRGDRDADSHYELASALIKSIRGSDPDAALYYLACLLESGEDPRFVTRRLIISASEDIGLADPQALGMANACHQAVETVGLPEGVIPMAETTVYLALAPKSNSTYAAYRTAQKEVRENGPKPVPLHLRNATSALQREWGYGRGYLYPHNFPKAWADQEYLPSELKGRVFYHAKEQGEEPRLTAWLRQFKRRR
- a CDS encoding RsmE family RNA methyltransferase, with amino-acid sequence MARLNSFFLPPDQWPSAPGDVVSLQGDEARHMLTVLRTQADQTVRLFDGQGNSGLFRVLKAGKKQASLETISLEDAPVSGSNLTLAIGWGKSKRRNYLFEKIVELQAEGVVFWEGVRSQGRLPSEPKETWREKCIQAAKQCGNPYLPSVSVLPDGIIGLIEFSASFDHCYLAWETEAATIPLKPLDLADGRSLVVIGPEGGMDESEAMQLMDAGFKPVTLGNSTLRWETAAAYCLSLAFFAGQEMK
- the mutS gene encoding DNA mismatch repair protein MutS → MLEQYLRFKDENPGCLLFFRMGDFYELFFEDAETVARAVQIALTSRNPNDENPIPMCGVPHHAVEPYLSQLLEKGYKIAICDQIEDPREAKGLVKRDVTRVLTPGTVVEDSNLKSKENNYLAAYFWNGDKAVGGIAWIDFSTGQWSGLYSRKEPELWQWLVKLNPSELLLPQGWQVPTQYNELSSQVTPVAAGAYFDLASSSNKISELQGTADLKPLDLSDKPELVRACGALLTYLEHTQKSELGHLGEFKPLNLGKSLLLDEVTERNLEIFRTLNGKTGKGTLWHVLDRTMTPMGGRLLEERLRRPWKDLSRIEQSQACIALLFERDRLRGDLRGALDSVYDLERLSTRVFLGRATPKDFIALRQSLRMLPRLRLLLVGEELEAAPGLEKLLRHWDDMEDLAALLESALVDSPPPVITDGGLFRKGYDARLDELIELNEHGEDRLKTLHEKELAAHAIPKLKLGFNKVFGYYFEVSKAFKGQVPDHFVRRQTLVNSERYITPELKELEDRILSASEERKSMEYALFQALRERLAAARSRFLFMADAVASLDYWQGLAEAARINEWCRPELHEGMEIEIEAGRHPVVEEAMGASNYIPGDLRMDETRRILLITGPNMAGKSTVLRQVAILTIMSQIGSFVPARRARLGLTDRVFSRVGASDNLAKGHSTFMVEMNETARILRQASKRSLVILDEIGRGTSTYDGLSLAWAVVEELSTRARGSIRTLFATHYHELTSLEGKIDGLRNLNIAVKEWKGDIVFLRKLVPGPADRSYGIEVAKLAGVPRPVVERAREILAKLEEKSQDSRSEGAVERASQTLLPGFGAPPIEIRGELTEHPIITQLTELDVDGMTPIQALMLLNQWKEMIKG
- a CDS encoding CgeB family protein, producing the protein MQHLRILVILPLYGGSLPIGRYVASALREEGHLAEVFEAPEFHSAYESLKDLRVTTDRLEYLQNSFLNMISQAVLAKVETFEPDLVISMAQAPLNQQALKRLRRDGVATAMWFVEDFRLFTYWKAFAPLYDVFAVIQKQPFFNELEAIGQPNALYLPLAAQPDFHKPLELSSVEKRKFGSAVSFMGAGYPNRRLAFRELINHDLKIWGTEWEGDHVLKPFIQMSGARVSPEDCVKIFNATRINLNLHSSVQAEELVTFGDFINPRTFELAACGAFQLVDKRSLMPDAFRDDELATFSSMDELKEMIGYFLAHPDEAEAIAVRSRARVLADHTYAARMRTLLEFTAECLEGWPKPKRETGALAQLPPELAADIGLLLGRLGLPDDVSFPDLVWAVRQQQGKLSDLDTAILFLDEWQKLYFKRA
- the lysA gene encoding diaminopimelate decarboxylase yields the protein MHHFEYRDGKLFAEEVSVTSLAEDYGTPLYIYSAATFRRHFEAFDSAFDGLDHLTCYSVKANSNLSVLKMLGEMGAGMDVVSGGELFRALKAGIDPAKIVYSGVGKRDSEIREALTAGILMFNVESMAELVKINEVAGDMGKTACISIRINPDVDPQTHPYISTGMKKNKFGLDIEHSLEAYKLALELENIEPVGMDCHIGSQLTSIDPFLEALDKLLNFHSKITEMGVNVKYLDLGGGLGIPYDEEEPPHPTEFGKALAEKLSALPLKVILEPGRVIAGNSGVMITEVVYTKSNPTKNFLIVDAGMNDLVRPSLYGSFHRIGEVEQQGRAAKEYDVVGPICESGDFLARDRKLPEVEAGERLVVYSAGAYGFTMASNYNSRPRACELLVDGDTVIVARKRETYDSLIENEL
- a CDS encoding glycosyltransferase family 9 protein, whose amino-acid sequence is MKHYLVIQLARFGDLIQTKRLLATLCAREDAEVHLCVDHSLAPLARLVYPQITVHSVIAHGTGLSREEAVRAMLVKNRDTFSRLAAVDFERVYNINFSPLNFRLAALFDPDRVEGFAWRNGQEITGLWPSMAMRWARHRRLGINLVDFWAGYCPDAVAPETVNPAPVPKGGGIGVVLAGRESRRSLPVTTLARITATLAMSNKTERIHLLGGKSEQAAGLSLIKELPARLQSKTVNLAGKTDWASLTEVVESLDMLITPDTGTMHLAAHLGTPVAAFFLSSAWCFETGPYGQGHWVYQAVSNCLPCLETQPCPHDVACLGCFNSPEFLRFITTEKPEHAPDGLIAFTSEFDALGQIYTPMAGEDTDAADRAVFRNFLLEYLTGTGEGDPGGKADMAGRFFHPRDWTTRTRPGATIGI
- a CDS encoding cytochrome C assembly family protein, with product MGLFEFLHIAIIALYGLGTVLFLTGLGTSNDRLKKVAVWLAAAGFALNTVDLVLVIAREPGALSAGKFYFNILAWCVLAVYFYLWWRLRLEFLAITALPLALLLFVSSMAMGGIRVIMPPELTALFFGLHIATLILTMGVLIMAFGAGLAFLHYNRKLKTKAGLASMGKDVPSLDKFDRVNRWAILVGFPLFTLGLFSTFFWYWIAPGKQFAWDVMKIGSLAVWFLFAFLFHQRLVLGWRGRKPAVLTIWVFAGMCISLIHHTITFRSMP